One Natator depressus isolate rNatDep1 chromosome 13, rNatDep2.hap1, whole genome shotgun sequence genomic region harbors:
- the LOC141997100 gene encoding mast cell protease 3-like, whose product MQVQILLLLPVAFLLSPGLGLVSEIIGGQEAKPHSRPFMAWLDIQRRNKHYRCRGFLVVENFVLTAAHCNGDEITVTLGAHNIREWKQSQQTISMRHRIPHPQYNNETCNNDIMLLQGDSGGPLVCHGKAQGIVSYSRFGGSTPRVFTRVSKYVCCIKKILHTLKP is encoded by the exons ATGCAGGTACAGATCTTGCTCCTGCTCCCCGTAGCCTTTCTCCTgtccccagggcttgggctggtGA GTGAGATCATCGGAGGCCAGGAagccaagccccactccagacccTTCATGGCCTGGCTGGATATACAACGCAGAAACAAGCATTACAGATGCAGAGGGTTCCTGGTGGTGGAGAACTTCGTGCTGACGGCCGCTCACTGCAATGGAGA CGAGATCACTGTCACACTGGGAGCCCATAACATTAGAGAATGGAAACAGAGCCAACAGACAATCTCCATGCGCCACCGGATCCCCCACCCACAATACAACAATGAGACCTGTAACAATGACATCATGCTGCTGCag GGCGACTCTGGGGGCCCCCTGGTCTGTCATGGGAAGGCCCAGGGCATTGTATCCTACAGCAGATTTGGTGGATCCACACCCAGGGTGTTCACCAGGGTCTCCAAATATGTTTGCTGTATCAAGAAAATTCTGcacactctgaaaccttag